Proteins found in one Cobetia sp. L2A1 genomic segment:
- the rsmB gene encoding 16S rRNA (cytosine(967)-C(5))-methyltransferase RsmB: MSQSDNPTAKGNGKKRNSLPPARPKGGGQKHGGARRQPDNAPASPGAAVRVAAARTLSPVLAARSSLNMDSLPSGVAGRDQGLYKALCFGVCRQLPRLDALAGQLLKSPFKSQDQDIHALLLLGLYQLLYMRIAPHAAVGETAGAARGLGKGWATGVLNACLRRFQREQEELEAEVDKDPAVALSHPQWLMDTFQRNWPDDWQAIAEANNAQAPMTLRVNVAAISREDYLAQLAEAEIDAVACPFAEHGITLTAACDVSALPGFEEGLVSVQDEAAQLAAQLLAPAVTAINPEGEGVRLLDACTAPGGKLADMLERFPALDATAIDIDGERLERVEETLERLQLGAGVVCADACERDWWDGEAFDVILLDAPCSGSGVIRRHPDIKLLRRPNDIGDLARLQGKLLANLWSMLKPGGTLVYGTCSIITQENARVMDRFLAGTPDAKAETIRADWGRVSGAGRQMLPQINGHDGFYLAHITKANV; the protein is encoded by the coding sequence ATGAGCCAGTCAGACAATCCGACCGCCAAGGGTAACGGCAAGAAGCGTAACTCCCTGCCGCCCGCCCGTCCCAAAGGTGGCGGTCAGAAGCATGGTGGTGCACGCCGCCAGCCTGACAATGCACCGGCCTCTCCGGGTGCCGCGGTTCGGGTCGCAGCGGCTCGCACACTCTCTCCGGTACTGGCCGCACGTAGCTCGCTGAACATGGATAGCCTGCCGTCTGGCGTTGCTGGCCGTGACCAGGGTCTCTACAAGGCATTGTGCTTCGGTGTCTGCCGCCAGCTGCCACGTCTGGATGCTCTGGCTGGTCAGCTGTTGAAGTCGCCCTTCAAGTCACAGGATCAGGATATTCATGCCCTGCTGCTGCTGGGCCTGTACCAACTGCTTTACATGCGTATCGCTCCGCATGCCGCCGTCGGTGAGACCGCGGGGGCTGCGCGTGGTCTCGGCAAGGGCTGGGCGACAGGCGTGCTCAACGCCTGTCTGCGTCGCTTCCAGCGTGAGCAGGAGGAGCTTGAAGCTGAAGTCGATAAAGATCCTGCCGTCGCGCTGTCTCATCCCCAGTGGCTGATGGATACCTTCCAGCGCAACTGGCCGGACGACTGGCAGGCCATCGCCGAAGCCAATAATGCTCAGGCGCCGATGACGCTACGCGTCAATGTGGCTGCCATCAGCCGCGAGGACTATCTCGCTCAGCTGGCAGAAGCCGAGATTGATGCTGTCGCCTGCCCGTTTGCCGAGCACGGTATCACTCTGACCGCTGCCTGCGATGTCAGCGCACTACCAGGCTTTGAGGAAGGTCTGGTCAGCGTGCAGGATGAAGCCGCTCAGCTCGCTGCCCAGCTACTGGCACCCGCAGTGACGGCCATCAACCCCGAAGGCGAAGGTGTCCGTTTACTCGACGCATGCACCGCCCCCGGTGGCAAGCTGGCTGACATGCTGGAACGCTTTCCCGCGCTGGACGCGACGGCCATTGATATCGACGGCGAACGCCTTGAGCGTGTAGAAGAAACGCTTGAGCGTCTGCAGTTGGGTGCTGGTGTCGTCTGCGCTGATGCCTGCGAACGCGATTGGTGGGACGGCGAGGCCTTCGACGTCATCCTGCTTGATGCCCCCTGCTCCGGCAGTGGCGTCATCCGCCGCCATCCCGACATCAAGCTGCTGCGTCGTCCGAATGACATCGGTGATCTCGCGCGCCTGCAGGGCAAGCTGCTGGCCAACCTGTGGAGCATGCTCAAGCCAGGCGGCACGCTGGTCTATGGCACCTGCTCCATCATCACGCAAGAAAATGCTCGCGTGATGGACCGCTTCCTGGCGGGTACGCCGGATGCCAAGGCCGAAACTATTCGCGCTGATTGGGGCCGCGTCTCTGGTGCTGGTCGTCAGATGCTGCCACAGATCAATGGCCACGACGGCTTCTATCTGGCGCATATTACCAAGGCCAACGTCTGA
- the def gene encoding peptide deformylase, with amino-acid sequence MAKREILEFPDERLRNVAVPIETIDAELQTLIDDMIETMYDARGIGLAASQVDEHRRLIVIDVSEDQSQPLVLINPEYTPIGDEKEPMQEGCLSIPEYYAEVPRYLKVRLKAQDRNGDAYELEADGLLAHCIQHENDHLQGTLFVDYLSPLKRDRVMKKMQKRHKLQED; translated from the coding sequence ATGGCCAAGCGCGAAATTCTTGAATTCCCCGATGAGCGTCTGCGCAATGTTGCAGTACCGATCGAGACGATCGATGCTGAACTGCAGACCCTGATCGATGACATGATCGAGACCATGTATGACGCTAGAGGCATCGGCCTCGCCGCCTCACAGGTCGACGAACATCGCCGTCTGATCGTCATCGACGTCAGCGAAGATCAGTCCCAGCCGCTGGTGCTGATCAACCCCGAATACACGCCTATCGGCGACGAGAAGGAACCGATGCAGGAAGGCTGCCTATCGATCCCTGAGTATTATGCCGAAGTTCCGCGTTACTTGAAGGTACGACTCAAGGCACAGGACCGCAACGGCGACGCTTACGAACTTGAGGCCGATGGTCTGCTGGCGCACTGTATCCAGCATGAGAACGACCACCTGCAAGGCACGTTGTTCGTCGACTACCTCTCTCCGCTCAAGCGGGATCGAGTGATGAAGAAGATGCAAAAACGTCATAAGCTACAGGAAGACTGA
- the fmt gene encoding methionyl-tRNA formyltransferase, with protein MSKALRIAFAGTPDFAAECLTALLGSQHHIISVHTQPDRPSGRGRKLTPGPVKQLALEHAIPVHQPLNFKDDADRQVLRDLNVDIMVVVAYGLILPQAVLDIPRLGCLNIHASLLPRWRGAAPIQRAIEAGDNASGVTIMQMDAGLDTGGMLLIRRTSITASTTGGELHDALAAQGGEAIVTALNAIAEGDLPTTPQPEEGVTYAAKLSKAEAELDFTCPASEQDARIRAFNPWPVAWTRLEGEPLRLWMSRTSEQRLDIAVTPGTLLAPSNDCLRIACGDGHEVLEITRAQLPGAKPLSVKDLLNSRAARFPEGLVLGASHTPDTETSA; from the coding sequence ATGTCGAAAGCCCTGCGTATTGCCTTTGCCGGCACCCCCGATTTTGCTGCCGAGTGCCTGACCGCCCTGCTAGGCAGTCAGCATCACATCATCAGCGTCCACACTCAGCCGGATCGCCCCTCTGGCCGTGGACGCAAGCTGACCCCCGGCCCCGTCAAGCAGCTGGCGCTTGAGCATGCCATCCCCGTGCATCAGCCGCTGAACTTCAAGGACGACGCCGACCGCCAGGTTCTGCGCGATCTCAACGTCGATATCATGGTGGTCGTGGCCTACGGACTGATTCTGCCGCAGGCAGTGCTCGACATTCCGCGTCTCGGCTGTCTGAACATCCATGCTTCACTGCTGCCACGCTGGCGGGGTGCTGCACCGATTCAGCGCGCCATCGAGGCGGGTGACAATGCCTCTGGCGTTACCATCATGCAGATGGATGCAGGTCTCGACACAGGTGGCATGCTGTTGATTCGCCGTACATCCATCACCGCTAGTACCACGGGTGGCGAGCTGCACGACGCACTCGCTGCCCAAGGGGGTGAAGCGATCGTCACGGCACTCAATGCGATTGCCGAGGGTGATCTGCCAACGACACCACAGCCCGAGGAAGGCGTCACCTACGCCGCCAAGCTCTCCAAGGCCGAAGCCGAGCTAGACTTCACGTGCCCGGCATCTGAACAGGATGCACGCATTCGTGCCTTCAATCCTTGGCCGGTCGCCTGGACGCGCCTTGAGGGCGAACCATTGCGCCTGTGGATGTCACGCACCAGCGAGCAGCGCCTTGATATCGCTGTCACGCCAGGCACGCTCCTGGCCCCGAGCAATGACTGCCTGCGCATTGCCTGCGGCGATGGCCATGAGGTGCTGGAAATCACTCGTGCCCAGCTGCCCGGTGCCAAGCCATTGAGCGTCAAAGATCTTCTCAACTCCCGTGCTGCGCGCTTTCCCGAAGGACTTGTCCTCGGCGCCAGCCACACTCCTGATACCGAGACTTCCGCATGA
- a CDS encoding LysM peptidoglycan-binding domain-containing protein: MKRLVGNAVFTALLGMTTLGASAGMSQAQAATVRDNVPSTYVVVSGDTLWDISGRFLREPWLWPEVWRANPQIKNPHLIYPGDRISLYYENGEPRLRLERGQGGVVKLSPSIRKIPKREAVPPIPLEKISAFLTDHRVVKPEEIEGVPYIVAGDDTRLISGAGDTIYARGQWGSYDTYSVYRKGDRYVDPDTQEFLGLEMVSIGDVKLERQEGDIGVMRVLSSNREILNGDLLLPADGGAITTSFQPQPPAEDTGGIILAAPDGLRNIGRNDIVALNRGSREGIEPGYVFGVERRGETIEDPVTGESITLPGEEGGLLMVFRIYEKVSYALVMQAGRPLSVGDKLLEPNG, from the coding sequence ATGAAACGACTGGTCGGCAATGCCGTGTTCACGGCACTCCTCGGTATGACGACGCTGGGGGCAAGCGCAGGGATGTCGCAGGCACAGGCGGCAACAGTGCGTGACAATGTACCCTCTACCTACGTGGTAGTCAGCGGTGACACTCTCTGGGATATTTCTGGCCGCTTTTTACGTGAACCCTGGTTGTGGCCGGAAGTCTGGCGTGCCAATCCGCAGATCAAGAATCCACATCTGATCTATCCGGGCGACCGGATATCCCTTTACTACGAGAATGGTGAGCCACGTCTGCGTCTGGAGCGTGGCCAAGGTGGCGTCGTGAAGCTATCGCCGTCGATTCGCAAGATCCCCAAGCGTGAGGCTGTGCCACCCATCCCGCTGGAAAAGATCTCGGCATTCCTGACAGACCATCGCGTCGTAAAGCCTGAAGAGATCGAAGGCGTACCTTATATCGTGGCGGGTGATGATACCCGTCTGATCAGTGGTGCCGGCGATACCATCTATGCGCGCGGCCAATGGGGGAGCTACGACACCTACAGCGTCTACCGCAAAGGCGATCGTTATGTGGACCCCGACACTCAAGAGTTCCTGGGACTGGAAATGGTCAGTATCGGTGACGTCAAGCTTGAGCGTCAGGAGGGTGATATCGGCGTGATGCGCGTGCTGTCTTCCAACCGCGAGATTCTCAATGGTGATCTACTGTTGCCCGCCGATGGTGGCGCCATTACCACCAGCTTCCAACCGCAACCGCCCGCAGAAGATACCGGCGGTATCATCCTCGCGGCGCCTGATGGCCTGCGCAACATTGGCCGCAATGACATCGTGGCGCTCAATCGTGGTAGTCGAGAAGGTATCGAGCCTGGATATGTGTTCGGTGTAGAGCGTCGTGGCGAGACGATTGAAGACCCGGTAACAGGGGAGAGCATCACCCTGCCGGGTGAAGAAGGTGGGCTTTTGATGGTGTTCCGCATCTACGAAAAGGTCAGTTATGCCTTGGTGATGCAGGCAGGGCGTCCACTCAGCGTCGGCGACAAGTTGCTGGAACCGAATGGCTGA